A segment of the Chryseobacterium scophthalmum genome:
CAATTTGTTGCGGCCATTACCATAGGATACAAACGGGTTTCAAAATCTTTTAATAATTGACTGAAAAAGCCATTTAAACTTTCCGCGATCTTCAGATTGGATGCTTCATTACAAAGAATATCATGTAAATTTCTTACGCCATTTCCTAAGACAGATTCTAAATCAACTATTTTATTTTTCAGCTCTCCCGCAGATGTGTTTAGTATTCTGCTCATTCCAAAAGGTCTGAAAACGACAATGATCAACTTTAATGAGCCTATTATCTCCAATTCTCTATAGTCCGTAATTTGTCCATAACAAAATACTTTTGGGAGTTTTGTTCCATCTTTATATAAGGCACCAGAACCTATACTGAAAACAATGCCTGTATTGCCGTCTGCAAATGTCCGAAAAAGACCATTGCGAATATCGTTTAGATCTAAAAAAAGGTAATGTTTGATGTATGGAGCTAAAATTGGAGAAGGAATTATCTGCATATCTCATCATTTTATTCATTCAAAAATATAAGTTCTTAAATAATAGAAGCTAATCTTTCTCTAACAAAAATAGTACTTATTGATTCAACAATAAGTAAAATCTTCTTTTTGACCCTTTTATATTTTACTTTAAAAATGTTGTTTTTAAATGTATTCAAAAAAATATCAACTAAACAATAGCTAAAAAAACAATTAAATCATAATTAAAAATAATTTGCAACTATTAGGAAAACTAAAGCTTTCTTTTTTGCATAAAAAAGGCCATCTCATTTTTGAGACAGCCTCTTTTTAAGTGACTTCGGAGGGATTCGAACCCCCAACCAACGGAGCCGAAATCCGCCATTCTATCCAGTTGAACTACGAAGCCGGTTTTTATAAGTAATGAGTAATTAATAATAAGTAATGCAAATATTGCTCATTACCAATTACTCATTATTTATATTTAGAACGTAATTTTCACACCTCCTACAACCTGAGCACCAAGAACTTTATAGCCTTTGTACGTTTGGTATTTTGAGCTTAGAAGATTGTTTCCGAGTGCGAAAATACTGAAATTTTTGTGAATTTTGTACTCCGCAGACAAGTTTAAATCTGCATAACCACCAACTTTATCATTGGTATCTTCAGTTGATTGGAAAATCATTGATGGACTTCCCACTCCTTCAAGCATATACGAGTTTGTCGTTCTGTCTGTTGCAAAAATCCCTTTGAAACCTAAAGATAATTTTTTCTCAAACATCGTATATTTTGCACCGATGCTTCCTGTAACCAAAGGAACATTATAAATATTTTCGTAATTCTTTAAATCATATTTTAAAAATCTTACATCAGCATCTACAATCAGGTTTTCTAACGGGAAATATTGCAAGCTCCCTTTAATGTCGCTCACATTTCCGTCATCATAAATTGTAGAAAAAGTATTGGCAAAATCGTAACCAGGTCTGTCTAAAGTAAACTCATTAGTGAAAAGATTATTTGCTCCGAAGAACATAATATTTTTCATTTTCCCAAATCCTGCCGAAACATCATATTTAAAAGTCTCGTCGATATCCCCTCTTAAACCTGCATAAAAATGATACTGTGTTTCTGTAGGTCTCAACATTTGATCTGAAACCAAGAATGGATTCTCCTGTAATAATTCAGCGTACGTATTTAGTTTTAAACCACCGTCAACTCCACCATAGAATTTAAATTCTTTAGAAGCAGCCACCTGAAATTCAGCCTGTGGAAACCAATATGTTTTATTATTTTTTAATTCTTCTGCTAAAATCAAATTAGAATTTCTTGCATTTAAAAAATTAAATGAAGAACCCAACATTAAATAAGATTCACCTTTAGCAAAGGTTACTTTTGGAGCAATATCAGCATTGAAAAACGTTGAAGAATTTTTGTTTAATAACGCAAAATCTGTCTTTACCGTTTCCAAACCTAATCCTAAATCAGCATTCATTACAATTCCGTTGTCTGAAAGCTTTACAGCATGCTTTGAAAGGTTAGCTAAAATGGAAGCCTGATTTTCTTTTGCATCAAAATGATCGCTCAAAAATGAAGATTTCACTCTTACATCATTCAGAATTTCATTAGAATAAAAATCATAGTAACCATTCACCTTAAACTGATTTACTTTTTGTTGTAAATCTACATCAGCTGAAGGATTGACCGCATAAATTCCATAATAATTATAGTTATTTAAACCATATTCAGCATTTACATTGATTTTCCCTTTTTCACCGTATGAATTTAAGAAAGCTCCTAAAGTTGCCGAACTTTGCTTAGAATCCCAAGGATAAACTTTTTTCAGTCCGTTCGTAGATAAGACATGAACATCTGCCCCAACTTCTAACTTATTCTCTAAAGTTGTAGAAATATTAGCATCGGCTAAAATCTTCCCGTAATTCCCCATTCCAATTTGGAAATAGTTATTTTGAGCCGTTCCGTCAAACTTCGGAGTAACATCTTCACCCTGAATCGTAGAAGTTTTAAAGTCTGAAACTGCAGGAACATCCGTAATCGTATATTTTACAGGATTTGCCGACTTCTCTTCTGGCGGATAATTTTTCTCTATTACTACAGAAGTTTTCTTCTTCTCTATTTTCTTTACTTCCGGTTCTCTTTTCTTGTTAAGAATCAGCTTTTCTTCTCTGATCTGAGAAAACGCCACAGACGAGATTCCCAGAAATAATATAGATAGTATTTGAATTTTCTTGTTCATATATATTGTATTAATGTATAAAGTAAAAAGTATTAATGATTAAATCACATGAATACATTTTACATAAATACGACAGTACATTTTATTTTTTAATCTGCTTTTTAACTTCCTTCGCTTCTGCAACAATTTCAGGGAAATCTGCATAGTTTGAAATAATCTGATCGCAAGTGTAGCTCGCCTGATAATTATCTTTCAGACCGATGTAATTCTTCGCCATCAAAACCAGCGCTTTTGCTCCCCAATAATCCTCTGATGCGTAATTGTTGGCAATTTTAAAGATCGTTTCATTGGAAGATTTATAAGCTTTCGCTTTGTTTTGATAAAATGCTTTCGCATAAAAAGCTTCAGCTGCAACTTCCGCGTTTGAAGATTTTTCAAGAGCTGTATAAGCCGTTTGTGCGTCTTTATCTTTTCCTGAATTCATCAGGCTTCTTGCCTTAATTACTTTTGCTGTTTCAATAACTGCTGCAGAGTTTTTGTTGTTGGCAATTACAGCGTTGGCTAATTTTTCAGCTTCCGAGAAATTCTTTTCCTCAGCATACATTTTCATCAACTCAACATTAGCATAATTTTTAACGTTGACATTGGATGAATTTTTAATATTTTCTAAATACTTTTTAGCTTCAGCAGAATTTCCTTGAGCAAGATAAATTTGAGAAACTCTAGTTGCTGCATCATCCTGATAATCGTTCTGAACATTTGCTACTTCCTGAAGAACCAATAATGATTTTGTAGGATTATTGGTCTGATAATAACTTTCTCCCAACTCATATTTAGCCTGATAAAGACCTTCTCCTGTAGGATTTTGAGTTAAATATTTCTCGTAATAAGAGATTGCATTTTTGTAATCTTTCTTAGTGAAATACTGTTTTCCAGTCGATAAGTTGATTTCATCAATTTCAGATGCATCGATATTTACGCCTATATTTCTTGCGAAATCAGCATAACCTGAAACATCCCCGTTTTTAGTAAAGATCGGTTTTGCAGCCTGAACAATTTTCTGTGCGTAAGCTGTGTTTTTATACTGTTCACCCAAAGATTTTAACTCAGATAACGCTTTATCATTTTGATTTTGATCAATATAATTTTGCGCTCTATAAATCGATGCATTCGCTATCAAATCTTTATCTGAAGAAGATTTAATTACTTTTCCGAAGAAATCATTTGAATTGGTAAAATCATTCTGAGCGGCATAAGCTACTCCAATTTCATATTGTGCATCATCAATATATTCTGAAGCAGGATATTTTGAAATTAAAGATTTTAGGTTCGTGATTTTAGCAACATTGTCGTCTTTAAATCCTAAAGCCAAAGCTTTTTGGTATAAAGTATAGTCTGTAGCGTCTTCGTTTTTGTCATAGATCGCGATCGCACGATCCAAATCGTTATTAGCGTAATTAATATCTGCTAAACGAAGTTCTGCATCATTTTTAAATTCAGGTTTCGGATTTTTTAAATATTGCGTAAAATATTGTTCTGCCTGATCGAATTTTTTAGATTTAAAATAAGCATATCCCAAATCGTAAGACAATTGTTGCTTTTCAGGAAAAGTTTCGTTGGTTAGTTTTTCGTAACGCACGATGGCAGAAGGATAATTTCCTTTCTGATAATAAACCTGTCCCAACCAATACAAAGCTCTGCTGTGAAATTCTTTATTTAAATCGAATTCTAAACTTCTAAGAAAATATTTTTCGGCTTCGTCGAAATTCCCTTTATTGAATTCTTCCGTTCCCAAAAGATAAGAAACTTCCTGATCTACTTTATCGGTTTCAGGAGTTGAGTTTGGCAATTTGTCAATCGCATTCAACGTTTCTTTAAAGTTCCCGGAATACAGATAAGATTTCACCAAAAGTGATCTCATTTCTGATGTTTTCGCATCATTATTATTAATAGTAATATAATTCTGAATAACCGTTGTAGGGCTTTCAAATGGGTTACCAATATCGTAACTCAGTTTTGCATATTGTTCGTGCGCCAGTTTTTTTACACTTGCATCATAATCCATCTGATAAGACGAACGGAATGCTGAAAGTGCTTCCTGCTTTTTCTCAACCGCCAAATAAGCATTTCCTAACTGATAATAAGCATTCTGAGCCAGAGCCGAATTGCTGTTTAACAACTGATTGTAATAAGAAACCGCTTCGTCATATTTTTTAAGCTGCGCTGCAACAAATCCCATTTCATACAAATCGTTTTCAGAAGGATTCGATTGTACCGCCAAATAATCCTTTAAATGTGGATACGCAGAATTGTAATCATTTTTCATGAAATAAGATTCACCAATGATTTTGTGAACTTCCGCTTTATAAGAAGCTGAAATATCTTCATTCAACAAAGCATTTCCTTCCGAAATTGCTTTATCATAATCTTTATCATTATAATACATCTGCACATAATACGGACGCACCAATTTTGAATATTTAGGTTGATCTTTTACCGAATCAAAATACTGAAATGCCTGCTCATTCTGTCTTTTAGAATAATACAAATGTCCCAACATGTAAGCGATATCGCCTTTTTGAGATTCATCAGCTGTTTTGTGAGCTTCTTCCAATGCGTCAATCGCACCTTTAGAATCGCCCATCATAAATTTAGCGTACCCCAATTTCAGAATATACTGTGTATTTTCTTCTTTGGTTAATTGATATTGATTAACTTTTTTTAAAGTTTTTAAAGCTTCCTTAAAATCTTTTTTAGCTAAATAATAATCTGCCAAAGGTAAATTTGCCTGTGCAAAGTAGGCAGAATTTGGGTATTCTTTCATGAAAGCCGTTAAACCGTCTTCCGCATGATTTTTCTGAAGAATAACTCCAATGACGTTATCAAAAAACTGCGCAGCTTCTTTTTTCGACTGCTCCAGATTCTGATTATAGAAATACTGACGTGCATATTCGTATTGAGAAGCGTTGTATATTTTTGTCTGATAAAGATTCTGAGCTAAGTTAAACCTATAGTTTTCCTTTTGGGTAAAATATTGAGACTGTTGCGCTTCGGAAACTCCGAAATAGAAAACAGCAGCCGCTAAAAGTATTTTTTTTGATTTCATTAATATCAAATTTTAAATTGGATAAGCCTTCAAAAACAAGACCAAATATTTTAATTTTCAGATAAGATTTATCCACAATCCATCAACGAAAATATCGAAAAGATATTGTATAAACAAGTCTTTTTGCACATTGTTAGTATCTCAATTCTTTTTTAGCAGTAATTAACTTTTATATAAGAAATATTAAGAAAATCTTAATTATTTCACAGAAATAATTACATTTGTTTTTTTCAACTTTATATAAACATTGAATGAATCAACTTTTCAGAAGGAAAACCTATTCAGAGACAGACACATCCACTAATCTTTTAAGAGTTCTAGGAACTTGGGACATTGTATTTTTTGGTATTGCAGCTATTATTGGAGCAGGAAGTTTCAGTAGTTTGGGCGAAGCCGTTTTCAGAGGCGGTCCCGGTGTGATTCTTCTTTATTTAATTTGTGGTTTTGCCTGTGGTTTTACCGCTTTATGCTACGCTGAATTTGCAAGTAGAATTCCAACGGCGGGTTCTGCTTATACCTATGCTTACGCCAGTTTTGGTGAATTGATTGCGTGGGTAATCGGTTGGGCTTTGATTATGGAATATTCTTTTGGAAATATTTATGTTGCCTTTTCCTGGTCAGATTATTTCACCAGTTTTCTTGAACGTCTCGGAATGCATATTCCTGATTATCTTACTTGCAGTTATACCGAAGCTAAAAAAGCTTTTACAAACGGTTCTGAAAATAAAGAACTGATTAATGCATGGGTAAATGCTCCTTTAGTGGGAAGTTTAAAATTCATCGTCGATATTCCTGCATTGGTTATCAACGGATTGATTACCTGGTTGTGTTACCGTGGAGTGAAAGAAAGTAAAAATTTCAACAATTCTTTAGTTATATTAAAACTTGCTGTAATCGTTTTGGTTATTTTGGTTGGTTTTTCTTACATTAATACTGAAAATTGGACCCCTGTAAGTATAGAAGGAACTCCTTCTTTTATGCCAAATGGTTTTGCGGGAGTAATGAGCGCTGTTTCAGGAGTTTTCTTTGCTTACATTGGATTTGACGCATTGAGCGTACTTTCTGAAGAAACCAAAGACCCACAAAAAACCTTACCAAAAGGAATGATTATTTCTTTGGTTCTTTGTACCGTAATTTATATTGCCCTGACTTTAGTCTTAACCGGAATGGTAGATTATAGAAAATTTGATGGCATCGGAGATCCCTTATCATTTATATTTGAAAAAACGAATGCCAATGTTGCATGGATGGAATTGACGGTTTCTTTTGTGGCAATTGTCGCAATTACGACTGTTCTATTGGTTTTCCAAATGGGACAGCCGAGAATCTGGTACGCAATGAGCCGTGACGGATTGATGCCGAAAAAGTTTCAGGATGTGCACCCAAAATATAAAACACCTTCGTTTGCAACGATTGTTACCGGTATTGTAGTAGGAGTTCCTATTATTTTTACCGATAAAAGTTTCATCTTAGATTTTACCAGCATCGGAACTATTTTCGCATTTGTATTGGTTTGCGCAGGAGTTTTGATGCTTCCGCCAAAAGAAAAACTTAAAGGACGTTTTCACCTTCCTTATATTAACGGAAAAATTATTTTCCCTGTTATTTTTATTGGTTCATTGGTAGGATTCCATTATTTCCAGCCTGATTTTTTTGATCATTTAATGGAATGGTCTGATCCTAAAGAAGGTGAATTCAAAGCTTCGATTTTCTTCTTTATCTTAATCAATCTTGGGCTTTGTGTCTTGACATTTATTAAAAATCTATCCCTAATTCCATTGATTGGTTTAAGCTCTTGCTTATATCTTCTTACCGGGATGAGCCATGAAAACTGGTTTTATTTCGGAATATGGTTTGCCATTGGTTTGATTATTTATTTCTGCTACGGATATAAAAACAGTAAGCTGAGAAAAGAAGCGTAATTGATTGATGAAATATCTTTTCTGTTTACTATTTTTAGTCATTATCGGATGCAACAAAACTAAAGTTGAATCTGAAAATAATTCAATTAGTGAAAATTCGGGAGAAAATAAAATTCCTTACAAAGAGTTTTTAATTTCAATCAACAAAAAATCTGAAGAAGAAAAGAAGAATTATCTGTTTCAATTTATCAACTATGATGTTCCAAATTACTGGGCTTCTACTCCATGGTCGTTTAACGGAACATCGAGAGAACCACAGGAAGGAACAATTGCTTGCGGGTATTTTGTAACCAACACGCTGACTGATTTTGGCTTTGATATTAACAGAACTTATTTAGCGCAACAGGCTTCGTCGGTAATGATAAAAAAGCTTTGCAAAGACATTAAATATTTCAGCAAAAGACAAGATTTAGATAATTATATTTTAAGTAAAAATAAAAAGCAGGTGTATATTGTCGGCTTAGATTTTCATACCGGATTTATTACTCGAGAAAACAAAGACACGTATTTTATTCATTCAAATTACATCAAAAACAAAGGTGTCGTAAAAGAATTAACGCAAACATCTCAAGCTTTGAATGCTTCAAAAACTTTTATGATTGGAACTTTAAACTATTGACATTTTTAATTTTCTTAACTTAAATAAACTTAGTTTATTCTTTTTTCACATTGAGAAATTAAGAAACAATATCATAATGAACAGTTTAAGAAATCAATAAATTGATTTTGATGAAAGTTTATTAAGCACAATTCTTTGAAAACCTTAACTTCTTAATGTTAAAAAATGTTTTATAAAAATTTAAACAGCTCTAATAATTGGCGAAATTATTGCTAAGGTTCTTTAGGAACTTTAAACTATAATGCCATGTCTGAAAGAATAAAAACATATGATGAGTTCTATGAGTTTTATCTCGGCGAACACAAAAAATTAGGAACCAGAATTTTTCATTTTCTGGGAATTGTATCTGTTTTTCTCGTCATTGGTTTTGTGATATATACAGGTAAAGAAAGGTTCTTATGGTATATTCCGATATTCGGATATGGTTTTGCCTGGCTCAGTCACGCTTTTATTGAAAGAAATAAACCTGCCACTTTCAAATATCCGCTTTGGTCTTTAATGTCTGATTTTAAGCTGTTTTTTGAGCTTTTAATCGGAAAACAGAAATTTAATGGAAAACAGCCTTGAATTTTCTTTGGCACAAAACTTGCAAACCAACCCCCAAATTATATGAAGTTATGAAAAATGCGAAACTCTTCCTAAAAGGAACATTACTAGTATCGTCTTTATTTGTTTTATCACAATGTAAGCCGATGCCCAACTCAACAGCAGACAATGAAAAAACATTTATTGTAGGTCCCGAAACTGCAGATTGTACAGGAGTAGCTCCTATGAAATGTCTTCAGGTAAAAGAAAAAGCATCTGATAGCTGGCAAAATTTCTACACCAACATTGAAGGTTTCACTTATGAACCAGGATATGAATATGTTTTAAAAGTAAAAACAGAGAAAATTGAAAATCCACCAATGGATGCATCTTCAATTAAATATACTTTGATAAAGCAGGTTTCTAAAACCAAGAAATAACAAAAAATCCCTTTCAAAATAATTTGAAAGGGATTTTTATTTTTTTAAACTATTTTATTCCTGATGACCTCTATTTTGAGGAGGATTAGGCAATTGAGCTTTAGAATATTCTTCCATTTTTTGAGTTGCCGCCATAGAGACGACCAAATCATTCAGCATAGAGCTTGCTGCTGTCGGAGAATTTGGCAATAAAACCAAATTACTTCTGTTATTTGCACCAATCGACTGTAAGGTGTCGTAATGCTGAGTAACAACGATTAATGCAGAAGCTTCCTGTGCGTTGATATTGGCTGCATTCAGCATTTTTACAGATTCTTCCAGACCTTTTGCGATTTCTCTTCTTTGGTCTGCAATACCTTGTCCCTGAAGTTTTTTAGATTCTGCTTCAGCCTTTGCTACAGCAACAATTCTGATTCTTTGTGCTTCAGACTCGTATTCTGCAGCAGTTTTTTCACGTTCTGCAGCGTTGATTCTGTTCATCGCGTGCTTTACCTGTTCATCCGGATCGATATCGGTTACCAAAGCTTTGATAATATCATAACCATAACTTTGCATCGCTTCTTGTAATTCACTTTTTACAGCAATTGCAATATCATCTTTTCTTACGAAAACATCGTCTAATTTCGTTTTTGGAACTTCTGCACGAACTACATCAAAAACGTAAGATGTAATCTGATTTTCAGGATTTTCCAAACGATAATATGCATCTTTTACATTTTCTCTGATGACCTGATATTGTACAGAAACTTTCATTTTGATAAAAACATTATCTAATGTTTTAGTATCAATAATAACATCCAGTTGTTGAATTCTAAGATTCAGACGTTTTGAGATCTGATCAAGAAACGGAATTTTCAAATGTAAACCAGCGTGGCTCACTTTCAAAAATTTCCCTAATCTTTCTACAACAGCCGCAGATTCCTGCTTTACCGTAAAGAAAGAAGCGAATAATGTGACAAGTCCAAAAAAGACCAAAATACCTACATACACCATATTTGTTTTATTTTAATTGATATGTCGAGAAGATACGAAAAAGTTACATACCAATCAAACAAGCTGCTACATCGTCATACCGATATCGATTCCTTTTATTTTTCGGTAAAGATCAGTTGCATAATTATCAGTCATTCCCGAAACAAAATCAATCACACCAAGAACTTTCTGGTAATCGCTACCCTCTTCGTAAATAAACTGTTTTGGAATTAATTTTAAAGCTTTGGTGTCGTAAGATTTAATTTTATCTTCAGACTTCAAAATTGACGGAATAAAATGATCCAGCAATTCATACATTACGTTGTAACCCGCATTTTCAATTTCTACGACAGCTTTATGATTGTAAATTTTTTCGACTGAAAAGCTTTCGATATCCTGTAAAGCTTTATTTTCACTTTTATAAATATCAAGCAAGGCTTTATCAAGGTTTCCTTCAAGAATTTTATCAAAGTTTTGCTTGTACATCGAAATCGATTTATTAATCAAAGCATTAATAACCTTTGCTCTTAAATAGGAAATTTTTTCGTTGTCATTTCCTATAGAATCAAGCTTTCTTTTTACTCTGTCAACATCATCAGTTTCTGATTTTACCAGCTCAAAAAACAAGTTTGTACAATCGGCCGTTGAAACGATACCCAATCTGTGTGCATCTTCCATATCGATAATGTTGTAGCAAATATCATCGGCAGCTTCTACCAACCAAACGAAAGGATGCCTTTTGAAAATATACGGTTCTTCGCTTTCTGAAATTAAATTTGTTCCTTTTGCAATTTCAAGGAAAATTTCTTTTTCATTCTGAAAAAATCCGAATTTTTTCCTGTGGATAATTCCTTTTTTCTTGGCAATTGCTTCACAGGGATATTTTGCAATACTTGCTAAAGTTGCAAACGTTAATTGAGTTCCTCCTGCATCTTTTCCGTTTTGCTGTTGTGCTAAAACCCGAATCGCATTGGCATTTCCTTCAAAATTTACCAGATCAGCCCATTCTTTTTCGTTGAATTTAGGTTTCAGATCATTTTCATTCCGGTCAAAATAACTGGCAATTGCATCTTCTCCCGAATGTCCGAAAGCAGGATTTCCAACATCGTGACAAAGACAGGCTGCAGCAATTACATTTCCTAAATTATGGTTGTAAAAATTCTTTGAATCTTCTGTAAGATCACTTTTAAAATTTTCAGCAATAAATTCTCCGATCACGCTTCCTAAACTTCTTCCCACAGAAGAAACTTCTAAAGAATGCGTTAAGCGATTATGCACAAAAACACTTCCCGGAAGTGGAAAAACCTGCGTTTTATTTTGTAATCTTCTGAAAGCCGAAGAAAAGATAATTCTATCAAAATCTCTCTGAAAATCTGTTCTTGAAGCAGTAGTATTTGGATTGTTACCGGTACGCTGACTGGTAAAAATGTGGTTCAAATTCATCATTTTTCAAAATTAATTCAAATTTTACTTTTAAAGGAATAATATTTGAGTTTTTCTTTAAAAACCAACCAATGCCTGAAGGTCCCACAATTGTTTTAATGAAAGAAGATCTACAAAAATTTGTAGGTGAAAAGGTAATTGAAGCTGATGGAAGCGAAATTCCTGAAACTCCCGAAGTAAAAGGAGAAATTCTGCGTGAAATAAAAACTTTTGGAAAGCAAACTTATTTGATTTTCGATACAATTATTTTCAAAATTCATTTGTTGATGTTTGGTTCTTACAGTTTATACAAAAGGAAAGACATCGACACGCTCCGATTGGGATTGACTTTCAAAGATGGCGGAATGTATTTTTATACGTGCTCGGTAAAAACTGTAGATGAAAGTTTTCTTAAGAAAATAGATTGGGAAGCTGATGTGATGAGCGACAAATGGAGCCCGGAAAAAACTGAAAAAGTTTTAAAAGAAAATCCTAAAATGATGATTTGTGATGCGTTGATGAATCAGGATATTTTTTCAGGAGTCGGAAACATAATTAAAAATGAAGCTTTATTCAGAGTTGGAATTCATCCGGAAAGTCTGATTGGAAATTTGTCTCCGAAAAAATTAAAGGAGATCATTTCAGAAGCGAGAAATTACAGTTTCGATTTCAAAAAATGGAAAAAAGCGAATATCTTGAGTAAACACTTTCAGATCTATCATCAGAAGAACTGCCCAAAATGTGGTGAAGAGGTTATTAAAAAAGATACAGGAAAAGGAAAACGTACAAGCTTCTTCTGCAAAAATGACCAGAAACTGTATTAAAAATCATGTTTTTAAGAACAAAAAATATTCTAAATTTATAAAACCTTAATTACATGAAATGACCGACAACAAATGGCTTGACCGATGGAACGAAAGATACAGCAATGATGAATTTGCTTACGGAACACAACCCAATAATTATTTAAAAGAACAACTGCAAAAACTGGAAACAGGCTCTGTTCTTTTTCCTGCAGAAGGTGAAGGACGAAATGCCGTTTTTGCCGCTCAACTAGGATGGAATGTTTCTGCATTTGACATCAGTGCTGAAGGAAAAAATAAAGCATTGCAACTTGCAGAAAACAACAACGTAGAAATTGATTATCAGGTTGGCGAATTGCAAAATTTGAACTTCCAGAAAGAACAGTTTGATGTGATTGCTTTAATTTATGCTCATTTTCCTGCGGATATTAAATCCTCTATCCATAAAATGTTAGATACGTATTTGCGTAAAGGAGGTTATATTATTTTTGAAGCTTTCAGCAAAAAACATTTAGATTTTGTCTTAAAAGACGAAAAAGTTGGCGGTCCGAAAGATATAGAGTCTCTATTCTCAATTGATGAAATAAAATCTGATTTTCCGGAATATGAAATTATTGAATTGGTGGAAACAGAAATAGAACTTAATGAAGGGATTTTTCACAATGGTACAGGTTCGGTTATCCGATTTTTAGGAAAGAAAAAATAGAACATTGTAGATTAAACTCTTTTTGAAAATTTAGACCTCCAAATTCAGTGAACCTCCGGAATAAGCAGCAAAAAAATCAGATCTGTAGACTTCACCCAAAGGAATTTCAGATTCGTCGATGTAAATATTATGATTGTCAAAAGAATCGATTGCATTTAAATTAACCACAAAAGATTTGCTTACTCTGGAGAAAATTTCTGCCGGAAGTTTTTGATGAATGGTCTTAAGATTCATCGCCGTGATCAGCTTTTGAGTCTTTGTATGGATAACGACATAATCTTTTAAACCCTCGATAAATTTAATCTCATTGAAATTGAGTTTATAAAACCGTCTGTCTGCTTTAATGAACA
Coding sequences within it:
- a CDS encoding AraC family transcriptional regulator: MQIIPSPILAPYIKHYLFLDLNDIRNGLFRTFADGNTGIVFSIGSGALYKDGTKLPKVFCYGQITDYRELEIIGSLKLIIVVFRPFGMSRILNTSAGELKNKIVDLESVLGNGVRNLHDILCNEASNLKIAESLNGFFSQLLKDFETRLYPMVMAATNWIMTRSGLFKAEELIDFAGYNQRTIERAFHNLVGIAPKKLGSIIRLHHFLGEIKGTGSKYNFTPNVFDAGYFDQAHLIREFRKITGLTPTTYHAKSTHLAVNVIVLPDENVQSEITLTI
- a CDS encoding TonB-dependent receptor, producing MNKKIQILSILFLGISSVAFSQIREEKLILNKKREPEVKKIEKKKTSVVIEKNYPPEEKSANPVKYTITDVPAVSDFKTSTIQGEDVTPKFDGTAQNNYFQIGMGNYGKILADANISTTLENKLEVGADVHVLSTNGLKKVYPWDSKQSSATLGAFLNSYGEKGKINVNAEYGLNNYNYYGIYAVNPSADVDLQQKVNQFKVNGYYDFYSNEILNDVRVKSSFLSDHFDAKENQASILANLSKHAVKLSDNGIVMNADLGLGLETVKTDFALLNKNSSTFFNADIAPKVTFAKGESYLMLGSSFNFLNARNSNLILAEELKNNKTYWFPQAEFQVAASKEFKFYGGVDGGLKLNTYAELLQENPFLVSDQMLRPTETQYHFYAGLRGDIDETFKYDVSAGFGKMKNIMFFGANNLFTNEFTLDRPGYDFANTFSTIYDDGNVSDIKGSLQYFPLENLIVDADVRFLKYDLKNYENIYNVPLVTGSIGAKYTMFEKKLSLGFKGIFATDRTTNSYMLEGVGSPSMIFQSTEDTNDKVGGYADLNLSAEYKIHKNFSIFALGNNLLSSKYQTYKGYKVLGAQVVGGVKITF
- a CDS encoding tetratricopeptide repeat protein → MKSKKILLAAAVFYFGVSEAQQSQYFTQKENYRFNLAQNLYQTKIYNASQYEYARQYFYNQNLEQSKKEAAQFFDNVIGVILQKNHAEDGLTAFMKEYPNSAYFAQANLPLADYYLAKKDFKEALKTLKKVNQYQLTKEENTQYILKLGYAKFMMGDSKGAIDALEEAHKTADESQKGDIAYMLGHLYYSKRQNEQAFQYFDSVKDQPKYSKLVRPYYVQMYYNDKDYDKAISEGNALLNEDISASYKAEVHKIIGESYFMKNDYNSAYPHLKDYLAVQSNPSENDLYEMGFVAAQLKKYDEAVSYYNQLLNSNSALAQNAYYQLGNAYLAVEKKQEALSAFRSSYQMDYDASVKKLAHEQYAKLSYDIGNPFESPTTVIQNYITINNNDAKTSEMRSLLVKSYLYSGNFKETLNAIDKLPNSTPETDKVDQEVSYLLGTEEFNKGNFDEAEKYFLRSLEFDLNKEFHSRALYWLGQVYYQKGNYPSAIVRYEKLTNETFPEKQQLSYDLGYAYFKSKKFDQAEQYFTQYLKNPKPEFKNDAELRLADINYANNDLDRAIAIYDKNEDATDYTLYQKALALGFKDDNVAKITNLKSLISKYPASEYIDDAQYEIGVAYAAQNDFTNSNDFFGKVIKSSSDKDLIANASIYRAQNYIDQNQNDKALSELKSLGEQYKNTAYAQKIVQAAKPIFTKNGDVSGYADFARNIGVNIDASEIDEINLSTGKQYFTKKDYKNAISYYEKYLTQNPTGEGLYQAKYELGESYYQTNNPTKSLLVLQEVANVQNDYQDDAATRVSQIYLAQGNSAEAKKYLENIKNSSNVNVKNYANVELMKMYAEEKNFSEAEKLANAVIANNKNSAAVIETAKVIKARSLMNSGKDKDAQTAYTALEKSSNAEVAAEAFYAKAFYQNKAKAYKSSNETIFKIANNYASEDYWGAKALVLMAKNYIGLKDNYQASYTCDQIISNYADFPEIVAEAKEVKKQIKK
- a CDS encoding APC family permease, producing the protein MNQLFRRKTYSETDTSTNLLRVLGTWDIVFFGIAAIIGAGSFSSLGEAVFRGGPGVILLYLICGFACGFTALCYAEFASRIPTAGSAYTYAYASFGELIAWVIGWALIMEYSFGNIYVAFSWSDYFTSFLERLGMHIPDYLTCSYTEAKKAFTNGSENKELINAWVNAPLVGSLKFIVDIPALVINGLITWLCYRGVKESKNFNNSLVILKLAVIVLVILVGFSYINTENWTPVSIEGTPSFMPNGFAGVMSAVSGVFFAYIGFDALSVLSEETKDPQKTLPKGMIISLVLCTVIYIALTLVLTGMVDYRKFDGIGDPLSFIFEKTNANVAWMELTVSFVAIVAITTVLLVFQMGQPRIWYAMSRDGLMPKKFQDVHPKYKTPSFATIVTGIVVGVPIIFTDKSFILDFTSIGTIFAFVLVCAGVLMLPPKEKLKGRFHLPYINGKIIFPVIFIGSLVGFHYFQPDFFDHLMEWSDPKEGEFKASIFFFILINLGLCVLTFIKNLSLIPLIGLSSCLYLLTGMSHENWFYFGIWFAIGLIIYFCYGYKNSKLRKEA